One window of the Shewanella khirikhana genome contains the following:
- a CDS encoding DUF2057 family protein: MKTFIKSFVITAGLLLSSLASAATINLPEQLGLQAVNGERDITKPLMLPKGDHLLELRFAEMYASSADDSGQWLRSGPLYLPLRVGDEQLLTLTLPKLYSYDEARRFLKAPKATLSRDGKSDGQVILLDHAAMMARMAAAH; the protein is encoded by the coding sequence ATGAAAACCTTTATCAAATCTTTTGTTATCACCGCTGGTCTGCTGCTTTCTTCCCTCGCCAGTGCCGCCACTATCAACCTGCCGGAACAGCTGGGATTGCAGGCTGTGAATGGCGAACGCGACATCACCAAGCCTCTGATGCTGCCCAAAGGCGACCACTTGCTGGAGCTGCGCTTTGCCGAGATGTACGCCAGCAGCGCCGACGACTCCGGTCAGTGGCTGCGCTCAGGTCCGCTGTATTTGCCGCTGCGCGTAGGCGATGAGCAACTGCTGACACTCACGCTGCCCAAGCTCTACAGCTATGATGAAGCCAGACGTTTTCTCAAGGCGCCAAAAGCTACGCTGAGCCGCGACGGCAAGTCGGACGGGCAAGTCATTCTGCTCGACCACGCGGCCATGATGGCCAGGATGGCTGCAGCGCACTGA
- a CDS encoding heavy metal-binding domain-containing protein — protein sequence MKTLIGLFMAALLSVSVSVSAQATPAHEHHSHQAVAAEASHACPMHPEVTGKAGDSCPKCGMDLEAKHTHKCPMHPQVTGVAGDSCPDCGMDLEPDGAAQGEHCANCPKKTMNHKHH from the coding sequence ATGAAAACACTGATAGGCCTGTTTATGGCCGCCCTTCTGTCTGTCTCTGTGTCAGTCAGCGCTCAGGCTACGCCAGCCCACGAGCACCATAGCCATCAGGCTGTGGCAGCCGAAGCCAGCCATGCCTGCCCCATGCATCCTGAAGTGACCGGCAAAGCCGGCGACAGCTGCCCCAAGTGCGGCATGGATCTTGAGGCCAAACACACCCATAAGTGCCCCATGCATCCTCAGGTAACCGGGGTTGCCGGTGACTCCTGCCCCGACTGTGGTATGGATCTTGAGCCCGATGGTGCAGCCCAGGGTGAGCATTGCGCCAACTGCCCGAAAAAAACCATGAACCACAAGCATCACTGA
- a CDS encoding efflux RND transporter periplasmic adaptor subunit, whose protein sequence is MNTKKQKSALLLLGASLAFGPGMPAMVLAKDHQQHQAAQTNEAAIYHCPMHPEVESHEPGRCPKCKMFLVPGAGASSLSGEQQAAVQKTYTCPMHPEVESHEPGRCPKCNMFLVEKEEEEEAEPQAEPKAAEDHSAHQAVQKDIFAKPVASPMEGGKVKYVCPMHAHIISDEPGTCPICGMDLEKVEMGTSQEVQVDVSGSMQQALALRVAKAERGTLWRFVSTVGQIGYDESQILHIHARVNGWIEKLQVSAVGDKVTKGQLLYEIYSPDLVNAQDDYLLALDTLKKSGDAERYQELVRKAGLRLELLGMNEAQVKALAKSRKTQYRVPFYARESGVITTLNVRDGMYIQPMTEVMALADISKVWVIADVFENEQSWLRVGQGAEVAVPAMGISAIQGSIDYIYPELDPVTRSLRVRVVLTNNDKELRPNTLAKVKLYGGPKRNVLSIPQEALIQTGSQNRVIVRNSDNSFVAKEVGVGMLSQGKAEILSGLDDGDLVVTSGQFLLDSEASLKGSLMRLGSGHQH, encoded by the coding sequence ATGAACACGAAAAAGCAAAAAAGCGCCTTGCTGCTCCTTGGCGCCAGCCTGGCCTTCGGCCCTGGCATGCCGGCCATGGTGCTGGCTAAAGATCATCAGCAGCACCAAGCGGCTCAAACCAATGAGGCGGCAATTTACCACTGCCCCATGCATCCCGAAGTGGAAAGCCACGAGCCCGGCCGTTGCCCCAAATGCAAGATGTTTCTGGTGCCGGGCGCCGGCGCATCGTCCTTATCCGGCGAGCAACAGGCCGCGGTACAAAAAACCTATACCTGCCCCATGCATCCCGAGGTGGAAAGCCATGAGCCCGGCCGTTGCCCCAAATGCAACATGTTCCTTGTAGAAAAAGAAGAGGAAGAAGAAGCCGAACCTCAGGCAGAACCCAAAGCGGCAGAAGATCACAGCGCCCATCAGGCCGTACAAAAAGACATTTTCGCCAAACCGGTCGCCAGCCCAATGGAAGGCGGCAAGGTTAAATATGTGTGCCCCATGCACGCCCACATCATCAGCGATGAGCCCGGCACTTGCCCCATCTGCGGCATGGATCTCGAGAAAGTCGAGATGGGCACCAGCCAGGAAGTGCAGGTGGATGTGTCCGGCAGCATGCAGCAGGCGCTGGCATTGCGGGTTGCCAAGGCCGAACGCGGCACCCTGTGGCGCTTTGTCTCCACCGTGGGGCAGATTGGTTACGATGAGAGCCAAATCCTGCATATCCACGCCCGGGTCAACGGCTGGATAGAGAAGCTGCAGGTCAGCGCCGTGGGCGACAAGGTCACCAAGGGGCAGCTGTTATATGAAATCTACTCCCCGGATCTGGTTAACGCCCAGGACGACTATCTGCTGGCGCTGGACACCTTAAAGAAATCCGGCGATGCCGAGCGCTATCAGGAACTGGTGCGCAAGGCGGGACTGCGTCTCGAACTGCTCGGCATGAACGAAGCTCAGGTCAAGGCGTTGGCAAAATCGCGCAAGACCCAGTACCGGGTGCCCTTCTACGCCCGAGAGTCCGGGGTCATCACCACGTTGAACGTACGGGACGGCATGTACATCCAGCCAATGACCGAAGTGATGGCGCTGGCCGACATCAGCAAGGTGTGGGTGATTGCCGACGTGTTTGAGAACGAACAGAGCTGGCTTCGAGTCGGTCAGGGCGCCGAAGTGGCCGTGCCAGCCATGGGCATCAGCGCTATTCAGGGCAGCATCGATTACATCTACCCCGAACTCGACCCCGTGACCCGCAGTCTGCGGGTGCGGGTGGTGCTGACCAACAACGACAAGGAACTCAGACCCAACACCCTCGCCAAAGTGAAGCTGTACGGCGGCCCCAAGCGCAATGTGTTGTCCATTCCCCAGGAAGCCCTGATCCAAACCGGCAGCCAAAACCGGGTGATAGTGCGTAACTCAGACAACAGCTTCGTGGCCAAAGAAGTGGGCGTGGGCATGTTGTCACAGGGCAAGGCCGAAATTCTGTCGGGCCTTGACGATGGCGATCTGGTGGTGACCTCAGGTCAGTTCCTGCTCGACTCCGAAGCCAGCCTCAAGGGCAGTTTGATGCGCCTTGGCAGCGGCCATCAGCACTAG